TCGTAGGTTGCTTTGAATGACAAAGCCTAACAAGACCCCGGGCAATTCCTAGGGGTTTTAACAGGGTGACAATGGGCAGGTCGAACTGGAGATTATTATAGGGATTCCCAGTTAGGCTCCCAGTTACCACCTTTTTACCCCGCTTTACGGATTGGTTACCATTCCCTACTGTAGCGGTAATTCTGTCACCCCAGTACCAGGGCAGAGGGACTTTCACTGTTACGGTTATTCAGTTACAAGGCGCGAGGCCTTGCAATTTTTCCCTAAGTCATAATAGCCTAATTTAGGATAAAGCAATCCCACACACCTGGCTGTACCTGAGGCTCCGTGTTTGACGGCCTCCGGGCACATTTGTCAGACTTGGCCGCGCAGGTCAACCCCACCATTAGAGGGAATGGGAGCAGATTTCCAAGCTGACAAAAGAGCGCCGCTAAATATTTTCTGTTTTGGTATATCAAAACAGAAATAAAACCTAATTTTATGGGATTTTGTTGACATTAATAATGTATGTATAACCTTAATTGTTTTTTTCAAGCTGCTAATGTTTCACAGCGCCCAATCCTAGAAATTGCCTTGGAAGCTTTGAGGCTCCGATTCTCCTCCCCTTATCTCGATCTATCCGAGTATCTAGATTTTCAACTATACCTTAATGACCTTACTTTCTCCGAAAAAGCAGCATTTTGTGGACATCGCATGCAATCTACTCTTATAGAGATAGTAGTCGATGAATACTCTAAATTTATGGCTATTGACAAGGTGACAATGTACTTCTTGTTTCGTGCTAGTGGTTTTCCGACACCCGAGATTCATGCAATTTATCGGTCTCGTCGCCCAAGTGTTTTACTAAATATTGCTACACCACAAGACCTTGAAGACTACCTTAGAAAGCCAGGATCATTGCCGATTTACTTTAAGCGGTCTTCAGGTTCCTATGGTCACGGTAATACCTTGGCTGATCACTTAAATGGCGACATGCTCCACCTTGGTACTGGTTCTTCAGAACCACTCAGGGATTTTTGTTGCTCTCTTGATGACGGAGGAACCCTGGGATGGATTTTGCAGGAACCTCTCACTGCTCATTCTGAAATTGCTGAGATCTCTGGTACAGATAAAATTTCGGGAATCAGAATACATACCATTTTATTGGACTCTGGC
The Moorena sp. SIOASIH genome window above contains:
- a CDS encoding sugar-transfer associated ATP-grasp domain-containing protein gives rise to the protein MYNLNCFFQAANVSQRPILEIALEALRLRFSSPYLDLSEYLDFQLYLNDLTFSEKAAFCGHRMQSTLIEIVVDEYSKFMAIDKVTMYFLFRASGFPTPEIHAIYRSRRPSVLLNIATPQDLEDYLRKPGSLPIYFKRSSGSYGHGNTLADHLNGDMLHLGTGSSEPLRDFCCSLDDGGTLGWILQEPLTAHSEIAEISGTDKISGIRIHTILLDSGPQIMKAIFKVNVGNLDCDNFDHGTSGNLLAAVDIKTGKIFRIISGTGLNQIENPLHPKTGRNLLGFQIPYWNKVVELVLEAHLAFPGYLCPGWDVAICETGPTILELNYFGDLKLSQHAYRRGFIDPEFRDFLQIWKINKMLYMTPERRRKLLASSGASSIKGHVGIKRHHWQW